In Schizosaccharomyces osmophilus chromosome 1, complete sequence, the genomic window TTTTATGATGAATTCTGAGTTTTGGTTTCTTATAAGCAAGGTTCCCAGTCCAAAAAGGATTATAATGAAGGAAGAGGATACCTGTTGTTAATTTCATAGCATTCCTAGCAAGTTTCGATAGACAAATAAGATATGAATGAATATAATATACAAGTGATCTATTCGGTGGTTTCCTCTGTGGGCTTGcaatatttaatttaagCGTTGAAAACTGTTTATGTTTGTTTCCACTAATGTTATACTACAAACTATTTTTAGTTCTTAAAAacctctttttttctcaaacATATATTATTAGTATAATTAATTCACTTCAGGGTTGGGAGAAACTCATTAAAGCTGCTGagaaaaattacaaagttTTTCAACCAACCAATCCGCTACAGATATTTGATATATAAATACGAGACAATACGAAAGAAACCGACATATATAATGATCGAAAAAGCtcccaaagaagaaagcttACCTTTGGGATCTGCTGGAGGGGAGAAAGAACGCCGAGAAGCAGCATcatgaaatgaaaacatagAATTGCAAAGGATCGACCACTGCTGTTGCTTCTGTAAGAACTCTCCGCTGGTTGTAATCATCACAAACAACTGCTCTTCAAAACATaattattctttatataaaaaatcaaaaaagcaCAACCATTTGGAAAGTAGTCTTTCTTCACACATAACCCAACAATGTTGAAATGCTAAAGACAAACAgccagaaaagaaaaaaaaaaaccaaaatcaaGAGATTgaaccaacaaaaaaaatcaaactccctctttgaaaaaagagggagtttctcttttgtcGTCGTCGACATTTTAAACAttcaaaagagaaaaaaaaaaaaagaagaaacccAGTGAGACAAGACAAAgttcaataaataaaataaaataaaaccCAATAAATAGTTGAATACAATAACATTTCGTAAACAATtctctccttttttttccttctttcacAGAATCCGCGTATGCTCGACGACACGGTTCGAAAAATTAGCTTGTTGTTGCAAACAGAGGAGAGCAAGCAAATTGGGGGTTTTTTTATCTAGgtttttaataaaagcCGCAGGTACCGGGAAAGAAACACTTCTTGACACAtatgcttctttctttccagTAGTAAGCTTCgtcataaaaaatacaaaaggtAATCataataattaaataatacCAAACATCATCCGAGCTCCAACTCGGGAGCTTACAATAGTTTTGTGAATAgactttttcttggaaaacaaaaaatacaaaaaataactccaagagaaaagttttttatcAAATCCTGTTGGAAACAAAGGAGACCACAGCTACCAAAGCTGTGGAAATGTCAATCTCCCAACaaggatttggaaaaaggcACCGAAAGGTGCTTTTTAAACAGCCGACATGGCAGGACGAGGAGCGACGGCAGGGCCGCTTCCCTTCTTACGACCACCACCACGGCTGTTGTAGGTATGAGTACCAACATCGTGTCTTACGAAGAATTGGATAATGAAGGAAACAAGGTAAAGACCAAACAAgaaccaaagaaagaaacaaagagcACGCAATTCTCTGCAACGCTTGCCGCTGCCTTGGGTGAAATGATTGCTGTCCAAAAAGCTTCGGTTTGCACAAGAATGGACACGAATGGCCACGGCAATACAGACACCTGCAGTCAAAGCGAAAATCCAGTTTAAGGCATCGTAAGCAGcaattaaataaacattaCCAACAAGATTAGGCCAGAAAGCACCGAGGGCGGTAAGGAAGAACGTCAAGATGGAAAAGCAACCGACAAAGACACAAAAGTTGATCTTACCGGGAGAACCACCGTCGCCTTGTTGATCAACGAGGGCAGCAGCCAAAGCCAAACAGATTGTAGCGATGGCTAATTGGAAAATACGCATGGGCCATTGGTACCAACCGTATTGTCTGATAGGCGACatattgaaaacaatagaaTCAAGATCAGACgagaaaaattagaaaataatTGCACAAGagattgttttgttttgaatgtaaacaaaaacgtCAGCTGTAGTAGTCTCAAAAGAAGTCGGGACGAGTAGCAAAGAATCAAAGATTAGCAAATCAAAGCAAACCAACTTGAGTCAAGTCCACACAAAGGATCagattttttgttgttcttCTTGGGAGTCAACGATCAGCGTACAGAAGCAAAAGGCGGCTGGGACGACCAACGTTTTAATAACTTCAAAAACCATTTCTAAGTCATTGTGACGCAACAATTTTACTGATCAAATCGTCATGAATTACCTCCATGTATTCCGGATGTTCTCGAGCAACTTTGATATCATATGTTGGACAAACCTAAATTCTCCAAGAGCCAAACTCTAAtgatgtaaacaaaacgcAAGGTTGGTGGAACAGAACCAATGTTACGTCGAAATAGCGTGTTCTTTCGTGTTGACGAATAAAATACGAACCAGACAATCCGGAAGCGAAACCCAATTCGCAGTCGTTCGCGCCAATCATGCAAATCCAGACATGTCCTAATTTgcattccaaaaagaataatatAACAAGTTGGTGCAGGGAAATAAGAATGATTTCGACTCGACAgacattcttttcaagagacatctcctttttttcagtTCGTTTTCCCTCCAAATTTCATCGTTTTTagtctgttttttttgctgtttTTGCTGTTTTTGCCGTGCGATCCACGGAACCCCTCTTTTTTCTCCCGCTTTTTTCTCTCCTCTCCTCTCGACTCTTTCAGTCATACGAACTTTTTCCCTATGACACACCTAAACCGTGCCGAGATTCCTAAAGCTTCTCGTTAGGATTATACATCTTCGGTCCTTTAAGCGAAGTTTCCCTCGACCACCTCGAAACAACGAAGTTAGTTGTCCTCGGTGTTGTGATACGACCTCGTTATAATAGAGGAGGAAGACACAGTTTTCGAGTAAGGGAGATGTAATC contains:
- the fhn1 gene encoding eisosome assembly protein Fhn1, which encodes MSPIRQYGWYQWPMRIFQLAIATICLALAAALVDQQGDGGSPGKINFCVFVGCFSILTFFLTALGAFWPNLVGNVYLIAAYDALNWIFALTAGVCIAVAIRVHSCANRSFLDSNHFTQGSGKRCRELRALCFFLWFLFGLYLVSFIIQFFVRHDVGTHTYNSRGGGRKKGSGPAVAPRPAMSAV